In Chelmon rostratus isolate fCheRos1 chromosome 4, fCheRos1.pri, whole genome shotgun sequence, a genomic segment contains:
- the exoc1 gene encoding exocyst complex component 1 isoform X2, with translation MTAIKHALQRDIFTPNDERLLGIVNVCKAGKKKKNCFLCATVTTERPVQVKVVKVKKSDKGDFYKRQQTWELRDLTEVDAKDASKENPEFDLHFEKVYRWLASSTAEKNSFISCIWKLNQRYLRKKVEFVNVSSQLLEESVPSGESQSVAGGDEDALDDYQELSTREEQDIESMMEMCEYAISNAEAFAEQLSRELQVLDGANIQSIMASEKQVNILMQLLDEALGEVDTIEGKLSSYEEMLQSVKEQMDQISQSNRLIQISNTNNGKLLDEIQFLVNYMDLSKGHIRALQEGDLSSPKGIEACINASEALLQCMNVALRPGHDKLMAVTQQQLLFAELRDTFARRLTNHLNNVFVHQGHDQSSTLSQHTAELTLPKHNPLHRDLLRYAKLMEWLKNTHREKYEGLSRTYVDYMSRLYEREIKDFFEVAKIKMAGTTKEAKGKFGLHGSSGKLTGSTSSLNKLTVQGSNSRRSQSSSLLDMGNMSASDLDVADRTKFDKIFEQVLSELEPLCLAEQDFISKFFKLQQHPTVTPPLAQPEMEESDGGTLSRSPPQAEHRHSLSSEKDMVRLMMNKIFQSIETELNSLIALGDKIDSFNSLYMLVKMSHHVWTAENVDPASYLSTTLGNVLVTVKRNFDKCISGQIRQMEEVKISKKSKVGILLFVTGFEEFAELAETIFRNAERRGDLDKAYVKLIRAVFMNVEKVANESQKTPRDVVMMENFHHIFSTLSRLKISCLDAERREAKHKYTDHLQSYVINSLGQPLEKLNHFFEGVEARVAQGVREEEVSYQLAFNKQELRKVIKEYPGKEVKKGLDNLYKKVDKHLCEEESLLQVVWHSMQDEFIRQYKHFEDLIGRCYPGSGITMEFTIGDMLEYFSSIAQSH, from the exons ATGACAGCCATCAAGCATGCTCTCCAGAGGGACATCTTCACACCCAACGATGAGCGCCTCCTTGGCATCGTGAATGTCTGCaaggcaggaaagaaaaagaagaactgCTTCTTGTGCGCCACAG ttacTACGGAGAGGCCTGTGCAGGTTAAAGTGGTGAAAGTGAAGAAATCTGACAAGGGGGACTTTTACAAGCGGCAACAGACCTGGGAGCTCCGAGATCTGACAGAAGTAGATGCCAAAGATGCAAGCAAG GAGAATCCTGAATTTGACCTTCACTTTGAGAAGGTGTACCGATGGCtggccagcagcacagctgaaaaaaacTCCTTCATCTCCTGCATTTGGAAGCTGAACCAGCGATACCTGAGGAAGAAGGTGGAGTTTGTGAATGTCAGTTCTCAGCTGCTGGAAG AGTCGGTGCCGAGTGGTGAGAGTCAGAGTGTTGCCGGGGGCGACGAGGACGCCCTGGACGACTACCAGGAGCTGAGCACCCGTGAAGAACAGGACATCGAGAGCATGATGGAGATGTGTGAGTACGCCATCTCCAATGCTGAGGCTTTCGCAGAGCAGCTCTCCCGAGAGCTGCAGGTTCTAGATGGG GCCAATATCCAGTCCATCATGGCTTCAGAGAAGCAGGTCAACATCCtgatgcagctgctggatgaggCGCTGGGTGAGGTGGACACCATCGAGGGAAAGCTGAGCAGCTATGAGGAGATGCTCCAGAGTGTCAAGGAGCAGATGGACCAGATCTCACAGAGCAACCGCCTCATCCAGATCAGCAACACCAACAACGGCAAACTGCTGGATGAGATCCAGTTCTTAGTG AACTACATGGACTTGTCAAAGGGACACATCAGAGCCTTGCAGGAAGGCGACCTGAGCTCCCCTAAAGGTATTGAGGCCTGCATCAATGCCTCTGAGGCGCTTCTGCAGTGCATGAACGTGGCTCTTCGACCAG GCCACGACAAGCTGATGGCTGTGACacagcaacagctgctgtttgctgagcTGAGAGACACCTTCGCTCGCCGCCTCACCAATCACCTCaacaatgtgtttgttcacCAG GGCCACGACCAGAGCTCCACCCTGTCGCAGCACACAGCTGAGCTGACCCTGCCCAAACACAACCCCCTCCACAGGGACCTGCTGCGCTACGCCAAGCTCATGGAGTGGCTGAAGAACACCCACAGGGAGAAGTACGAGGGCCTGTCCAGG ACATATGTTGATTATATGAGCAGATTATATGAACGAGAAATTAAAGACTTCTTTGAGGTAGCCAAGATAAAGATGGCGGGTACCACCAAGGAGGCCAAGGGCAAGTTTG GCCTTCATGGCAGCTCTGGGAAGCTTACAGGCTCCACTTCAAGCCTGAACAAGCTGACAGTGCAGGGCTCCAACAGCCGGCGTTCCCAGTCTTCCTCCCTGCTGGACATGGGCAACATGTCCGCCTCCGACCTGGACGTGGCCGACAGGACCAAGTTTGACAAG atatttgagCAGGTCCTCAGTGAGCTGGAGCCTCTGTGTCTTGCCGAACAAGACTTCATCAGCAAGTTCttcaagctgcagcagcacccGACAGTTACACCCCCTCTTGCTCAG CCCGAAATGGAGGAATCAGATGGAGGCACGTTGTCAAGAAGTCCTCCCCAGGCTGAACACAGACACTCCTTGTCATCAGA GAAAGACATGGTGCGGCTGATGATGAATAAAATCTTCCAGAGCATCGAGACTGAGCTCAACAGTCTCATCGCTCTGGGCGACAAGATCGACAGCTTCAACTCTCTCTACATGCTGGTGAAGATGAGTCACCATGTGTGGACAGCTGAGAACGTCGACCCGGCCTCTTACCTCAGCACGACTTTGGGAAACGTGCTGGTCACTGTCAAGAGGAACTTTGACAAATGCATT TCTGGTCAGATCAGACAAATGGAGGAAGTGAAGATTTCTAAGAAGAGCAAAGTCGGTATTCTGCTTTTTGTGACTGGGTTTGAGGAGTTTGCTGAGCTTGCTGAAACAATCTTCCGTAATGCAGAGCGCAGAGGGGACCTGGATAAAGCTTATGTCAAACTCATTAGAGCTGTCTTCATGAACG tggAGAAGGTAGCCAATGAAAGCCAGAAGACGCCACGGGACGTTGTCATGATGGAGAATTTCCACCACATCTTTTCCACACTGTCACGTCTAAAGATCTCCTGCCTGGACGCAGAGAGGCGAGAGGCcaagcacaaatacacagaccATCTTCAGTCCTATGTAATCAACTCTCTGGGCCAGCCTCTAGAAAAACTCAAT cattTCTTTGAAGGAGTTGAGGCACGTGTAGCCCAGGGTGTACgtgaggaggaggtgagctACCAGCTGGCCTTTAACAAACAAGAGCTGCGTAAAGTTATCAAAGAGTATCCTGGCAAAGAGGTGAAAAAGGGACTGGACAACCTTTACAAGAAGGTGGACAAACATCTGTGTGAAGAAGAAAGTCTGCTACAG GTGGTGTGGCACTCCATGCAAGATGAGTTCATCCGTCAGTACAAGCACTTTGAAGACCTGATCGGCAGATGCTACCCCGGATCTGGAATCACCATGGAGTTTACCATCGGGGACATGTTGGAATACTTCTCCAGCATTGCTCAGTCTCATTAG
- the exoc1 gene encoding exocyst complex component 1 isoform X1 codes for MTAIKHALQRDIFTPNDERLLGIVNVCKAGKKKKNCFLCATVTTERPVQVKVVKVKKSDKGDFYKRQQTWELRDLTEVDAKDASKENPEFDLHFEKVYRWLASSTAEKNSFISCIWKLNQRYLRKKVEFVNVSSQLLEESVPSGESQSVAGGDEDALDDYQELSTREEQDIESMMEMCEYAISNAEAFAEQLSRELQVLDGANIQSIMASEKQVNILMQLLDEALGEVDTIEGKLSSYEEMLQSVKEQMDQISQSNRLIQISNTNNGKLLDEIQFLVNYMDLSKGHIRALQEGDLSSPKGIEACINASEALLQCMNVALRPGHDKLMAVTQQQLLFAELRDTFARRLTNHLNNVFVHQGHDQSSTLSQHTAELTLPKHNPLHRDLLRYAKLMEWLKNTHREKYEGLSRTYVDYMSRLYEREIKDFFEVAKIKMAGTTKEAKGKFATLPRKESALKQETESLHGSSGKLTGSTSSLNKLTVQGSNSRRSQSSSLLDMGNMSASDLDVADRTKFDKIFEQVLSELEPLCLAEQDFISKFFKLQQHPTVTPPLAQPEMEESDGGTLSRSPPQAEHRHSLSSEKDMVRLMMNKIFQSIETELNSLIALGDKIDSFNSLYMLVKMSHHVWTAENVDPASYLSTTLGNVLVTVKRNFDKCISGQIRQMEEVKISKKSKVGILLFVTGFEEFAELAETIFRNAERRGDLDKAYVKLIRAVFMNVEKVANESQKTPRDVVMMENFHHIFSTLSRLKISCLDAERREAKHKYTDHLQSYVINSLGQPLEKLNHFFEGVEARVAQGVREEEVSYQLAFNKQELRKVIKEYPGKEVKKGLDNLYKKVDKHLCEEESLLQVVWHSMQDEFIRQYKHFEDLIGRCYPGSGITMEFTIGDMLEYFSSIAQSH; via the exons ATGACAGCCATCAAGCATGCTCTCCAGAGGGACATCTTCACACCCAACGATGAGCGCCTCCTTGGCATCGTGAATGTCTGCaaggcaggaaagaaaaagaagaactgCTTCTTGTGCGCCACAG ttacTACGGAGAGGCCTGTGCAGGTTAAAGTGGTGAAAGTGAAGAAATCTGACAAGGGGGACTTTTACAAGCGGCAACAGACCTGGGAGCTCCGAGATCTGACAGAAGTAGATGCCAAAGATGCAAGCAAG GAGAATCCTGAATTTGACCTTCACTTTGAGAAGGTGTACCGATGGCtggccagcagcacagctgaaaaaaacTCCTTCATCTCCTGCATTTGGAAGCTGAACCAGCGATACCTGAGGAAGAAGGTGGAGTTTGTGAATGTCAGTTCTCAGCTGCTGGAAG AGTCGGTGCCGAGTGGTGAGAGTCAGAGTGTTGCCGGGGGCGACGAGGACGCCCTGGACGACTACCAGGAGCTGAGCACCCGTGAAGAACAGGACATCGAGAGCATGATGGAGATGTGTGAGTACGCCATCTCCAATGCTGAGGCTTTCGCAGAGCAGCTCTCCCGAGAGCTGCAGGTTCTAGATGGG GCCAATATCCAGTCCATCATGGCTTCAGAGAAGCAGGTCAACATCCtgatgcagctgctggatgaggCGCTGGGTGAGGTGGACACCATCGAGGGAAAGCTGAGCAGCTATGAGGAGATGCTCCAGAGTGTCAAGGAGCAGATGGACCAGATCTCACAGAGCAACCGCCTCATCCAGATCAGCAACACCAACAACGGCAAACTGCTGGATGAGATCCAGTTCTTAGTG AACTACATGGACTTGTCAAAGGGACACATCAGAGCCTTGCAGGAAGGCGACCTGAGCTCCCCTAAAGGTATTGAGGCCTGCATCAATGCCTCTGAGGCGCTTCTGCAGTGCATGAACGTGGCTCTTCGACCAG GCCACGACAAGCTGATGGCTGTGACacagcaacagctgctgtttgctgagcTGAGAGACACCTTCGCTCGCCGCCTCACCAATCACCTCaacaatgtgtttgttcacCAG GGCCACGACCAGAGCTCCACCCTGTCGCAGCACACAGCTGAGCTGACCCTGCCCAAACACAACCCCCTCCACAGGGACCTGCTGCGCTACGCCAAGCTCATGGAGTGGCTGAAGAACACCCACAGGGAGAAGTACGAGGGCCTGTCCAGG ACATATGTTGATTATATGAGCAGATTATATGAACGAGAAATTAAAGACTTCTTTGAGGTAGCCAAGATAAAGATGGCGGGTACCACCAAGGAGGCCAAGGGCAAGTTTG CCACGCTTCCGCGGAAAGAGAGTGCactcaaacaggaaacagaaa GCCTTCATGGCAGCTCTGGGAAGCTTACAGGCTCCACTTCAAGCCTGAACAAGCTGACAGTGCAGGGCTCCAACAGCCGGCGTTCCCAGTCTTCCTCCCTGCTGGACATGGGCAACATGTCCGCCTCCGACCTGGACGTGGCCGACAGGACCAAGTTTGACAAG atatttgagCAGGTCCTCAGTGAGCTGGAGCCTCTGTGTCTTGCCGAACAAGACTTCATCAGCAAGTTCttcaagctgcagcagcacccGACAGTTACACCCCCTCTTGCTCAG CCCGAAATGGAGGAATCAGATGGAGGCACGTTGTCAAGAAGTCCTCCCCAGGCTGAACACAGACACTCCTTGTCATCAGA GAAAGACATGGTGCGGCTGATGATGAATAAAATCTTCCAGAGCATCGAGACTGAGCTCAACAGTCTCATCGCTCTGGGCGACAAGATCGACAGCTTCAACTCTCTCTACATGCTGGTGAAGATGAGTCACCATGTGTGGACAGCTGAGAACGTCGACCCGGCCTCTTACCTCAGCACGACTTTGGGAAACGTGCTGGTCACTGTCAAGAGGAACTTTGACAAATGCATT TCTGGTCAGATCAGACAAATGGAGGAAGTGAAGATTTCTAAGAAGAGCAAAGTCGGTATTCTGCTTTTTGTGACTGGGTTTGAGGAGTTTGCTGAGCTTGCTGAAACAATCTTCCGTAATGCAGAGCGCAGAGGGGACCTGGATAAAGCTTATGTCAAACTCATTAGAGCTGTCTTCATGAACG tggAGAAGGTAGCCAATGAAAGCCAGAAGACGCCACGGGACGTTGTCATGATGGAGAATTTCCACCACATCTTTTCCACACTGTCACGTCTAAAGATCTCCTGCCTGGACGCAGAGAGGCGAGAGGCcaagcacaaatacacagaccATCTTCAGTCCTATGTAATCAACTCTCTGGGCCAGCCTCTAGAAAAACTCAAT cattTCTTTGAAGGAGTTGAGGCACGTGTAGCCCAGGGTGTACgtgaggaggaggtgagctACCAGCTGGCCTTTAACAAACAAGAGCTGCGTAAAGTTATCAAAGAGTATCCTGGCAAAGAGGTGAAAAAGGGACTGGACAACCTTTACAAGAAGGTGGACAAACATCTGTGTGAAGAAGAAAGTCTGCTACAG GTGGTGTGGCACTCCATGCAAGATGAGTTCATCCGTCAGTACAAGCACTTTGAAGACCTGATCGGCAGATGCTACCCCGGATCTGGAATCACCATGGAGTTTACCATCGGGGACATGTTGGAATACTTCTCCAGCATTGCTCAGTCTCATTAG
- the nmu gene encoding neuromedin-U: MRTFQSQSQPAQRGAASSLQSLGSGAVSPLSTAGITLAALLILTVPVCNSAPAELQQATTDQRQLLSQIDAVCSSYLSADLKFWTSDVLGELCLLMLVQKSKELKVRENSKRTPVLHPLLNLVTQLHTRREKGLSVRAELQGPGGIQSRGYFLYRPRNGRRSLEYE; this comes from the exons ATGAGGACTTTCCAGAGCCAAAGCCAGCCCGCTCAGCGCGGAGCCGccagcagcctgcagagccTCGGCAGCGGCGCCGTGAGTCCACTCAGCACGGCCGGCATCACCCTCGCAGCCCTACTCATCCTCACCGTCCCAGTGTGCAACA GTGCTCCAGCAGAACTTCAGCAAGCAACAACAGACCAGAGGCAGCTACTCAGCCAG ATAGACGCTGTGTGCTCATCCTACCTCTCTGCAGACCTGAAGTTTTGG ACGTCTGATGTCTTAGGAGAACTCTGTCTCTTGATGCTGGTTCAGAAGTCAAAG GAGCTGAAAGTGCGAGAAAATAGTAAAAGG accCCTGTGTTGCATCCTCTCCTGAATCTAGTTACTCAACTCCATACCAGAAGAGAGAAAGGACTCTCAGTGCGC GCCGAACTCCAGGGACCTGGGGGAATCCAGAGCAGAGGTTACTTCCTCTATCGG CCACGAAATGGAAGACGATCCTTAGAATATGAGTAA